A single genomic interval of Dehalococcoidales bacterium harbors:
- a CDS encoding Zn-ribbon domain-containing OB-fold protein, which yields MSVEYRKPLPGIDDVNRPYWEAARRHELVIQKCHRCGYYRYPPGTNCPDCLSDDLEWVKVSGRGTVFTWTVFHKVYHPAFAGDAPYAVVAVELEEGPRVTSNMVDCPLEDIAAGMPVEVVFDDVTGEITLPKFRPIKQEG from the coding sequence ATGAGTGTTGAATATAGGAAGCCTCTGCCCGGTATCGACGATGTGAACCGCCCCTACTGGGAGGCAGCCAGGCGGCACGAACTGGTGATACAGAAGTGCCACCGCTGCGGCTACTACCGTTATCCCCCGGGAACTAACTGCCCCGACTGCCTTTCCGATGACCTGGAGTGGGTGAAGGTCAGCGGGCGGGGTACCGTTTTCACATGGACGGTCTTCCACAAAGTGTATCACCCCGCCTTTGCCGGGGATGCACCATACGCCGTGGTGGCCGTGGAACTGGAAGAAGGGCCGCGGGTCACCAGCAACATGGTCGACTGCCCCCTGGAGGACATCGCGGCTGGCATGCCGGTAGAGGTGGTCTTCGACGATGTTACCGGGGAAATCACCCTGCCCAAGTTCCGCCCGATTAAGCAGGAGGGCTGA